A stretch of Helicobacter pylori DNA encodes these proteins:
- a CDS encoding HoxN/HupN/NixA family nickel/cobalt transporter translates to MKLWFPYFLAIVFLHALGLALLFMANNASFYAAASMAYMLGAKHAFDADHIACIDNTIRKLTQQGKNAYGVGFYFSMGHSSVVILMTIISAFAIAWAKEHTPMLEEIGGVVGTLVSGLFLLIIGLLNAIILIDLLKIFKKSHSNESLSQQQNEEIERLLTSRGLLNRFFKPLFNFISKSWHIYPVGFLFGLGFDTASEIALLALSSSAIKVSVVGMLSLPILFAAGMSLFDTLDGAFMLKAYDWAFKTPLRKIYYNISITALSVFIALFIGLIELFQVVSEKLHLKFENRLLSALQSLEFTDLGYYLVGLFVIAFLGSFFLWKIKFSKLEG, encoded by the coding sequence GTGAAATTGTGGTTTCCTTATTTTTTAGCGATTGTGTTCTTGCATGCATTGGGTTTGGCGTTACTTTTTATGGCTAATAACGCTTCGTTTTATGCGGCGGCGTCTATGGCTTACATGCTAGGGGCAAAGCATGCGTTTGATGCGGATCACATCGCTTGCATAGACAACACCATTAGAAAGCTCACCCAACAAGGCAAAAACGCCTATGGTGTGGGGTTTTACTTTTCTATGGGGCATTCAAGCGTGGTGATTTTAATGACCATCATCAGCGCGTTTGCGATCGCTTGGGCCAAAGAGCATACGCCGATGCTAGAAGAAATAGGGGGGGTAGTGGGGACTTTAGTTTCTGGGCTTTTCTTGCTCATTATAGGGCTATTGAATGCGATTATTTTAATAGATCTATTAAAAATCTTCAAAAAATCGCATTCTAACGAAAGCTTGAGCCAGCAACAAAATGAAGAGATTGAACGGCTTTTAACGAGTAGGGGCTTACTTAATCGCTTTTTTAAGCCTTTGTTTAATTTCATCTCCAAGTCGTGGCACATTTATCCTGTGGGTTTTCTTTTTGGGCTAGGCTTTGATACCGCTAGTGAAATCGCACTTTTAGCCCTTTCTAGCAGTGCGATTAAAGTGAGTGTGGTGGGCATGCTCTCTTTACCCATTCTTTTTGCCGCTGGCATGAGTTTGTTTGACACATTAGATGGGGCGTTCATGCTCAAGGCGTATGATTGGGCGTTCAAAACCCCTTTAAGGAAAATCTACTACAACATCTCCATCACCGCTTTAAGCGTGTTTATCGCGCTTTTTATCGGGTTGATTGAGCTTTTTCAAGTCGTTAGCGAGAAACTCCATTTAAAATTTGAAAACCGCCTTTTAAGTGCCCTACAAAGCCTGGAATTTACAGACTTGGGCTATTACTTGGTGGGCTTATTCGTAATAGCGTTTTTAGGCTCATTCTTTTTATGGAAAATCAAATTTTCTAAATTAGAGGGCTAG
- a CDS encoding flagellar FLiS export co-chaperone, producing the protein MDILKTLQKHLGDVETSDFKTNAIEKSQQIAKFSRDMKNINESVGALQVLQIACKKLFNKSMGLEDKDALQTSIIKQELREIVENCQFLASPLFDTQLNIAIHDEVFSMIVDNPLDLLENVSEFQAYLGEKLNEIKELLGYLSESLSNPKAFMPSFSNKSPKDLLSDNLRT; encoded by the coding sequence ATGGATATTTTAAAAACTCTTCAAAAGCATTTGGGCGATGTTGAAACAAGCGATTTTAAAACCAATGCGATAGAAAAATCCCAACAAATCGCCAAATTCAGTAGGGACATGAAAAATATAAACGAGAGCGTTGGGGCGTTGCAAGTCTTGCAAATCGCTTGCAAAAAGCTTTTCAATAAGAGCATGGGTTTAGAAGATAAAGACGCTTTGCAAACTTCTATCATCAAACAAGAATTGCGAGAAATTGTAGAAAATTGCCAGTTTTTAGCCTCCCCTTTGTTTGACACCCAACTCAACATTGCAATCCATGATGAAGTTTTTTCCATGATTGTGGATAATCCTTTGGATTTATTGGAAAATGTAAGCGAGTTTCAAGCTTATTTGGGAGAAAAATTAAACGAAATTAAGGAATTATTAGGTTATTTGAGTGAAAGCCTTTCAAACCCTAAAGCTTTCATGCCAAGTTTTTCAAATAAAAGCCCTAAAGATTTGTTGAGCGATAACTTGAGGACTTAA